A region of Sulfurimonas sp. DNA encodes the following proteins:
- a CDS encoding ABC transporter permease, whose amino-acid sequence MKNLYLIAYLDLKESIRAKWFVVYSLVFGGMIALFFIAGVTESQVMGFSGLSRLLLMYIQITIVILPIFILITTVRSISGDRDNHILEYMLSFPISLKQYYWGKIIGRFITVYLPVIFAMIIAVVYGAIKGAEIPWDIFFLYTGLLFAMSGAFLGIAFFISSFVKSSEVALGIAFFIWIFLLAFIDIALISLMMQNRFNEELVIFIALVNPMEIFRVAAISLFDPELTVMGPVAFYILDSMSQTVFVLISIAYPLFIGLFFAFFGFKIFEKKDLV is encoded by the coding sequence ATGAAAAATTTATATCTAATCGCATACTTAGACTTAAAAGAGTCCATACGAGCTAAATGGTTTGTTGTTTATTCACTAGTTTTTGGTGGAATGATTGCTCTATTTTTCATAGCAGGAGTAACAGAGTCTCAAGTTATGGGCTTTAGTGGATTAAGCAGACTCCTATTAATGTATATACAAATTACTATTGTTATACTACCAATATTTATACTCATCACAACTGTTCGCTCCATTTCAGGGGATAGAGATAATCATATTTTAGAATATATGTTATCTTTCCCTATCTCACTAAAGCAATACTATTGGGGTAAAATCATTGGACGATTTATTACAGTTTATCTTCCTGTTATTTTTGCAATGATAATTGCAGTTGTTTATGGAGCTATTAAAGGTGCAGAAATTCCTTGGGATATTTTCTTCTTATATACTGGTTTACTATTTGCTATGAGTGGAGCATTTTTAGGTATAGCATTTTTTATCTCTTCTTTTGTAAAATCAAGTGAAGTTGCTCTTGGCATTGCTTTTTTTATATGGATATTTTTACTAGCATTTATTGATATTGCATTAATTTCACTAATGATGCAAAATAGATTTAATGAAGAGCTAGTAATATTTATAGCATTAGTAAATCCAATGGAAATATTTAGAGTTGCTGCTATATCACTATTTGACCCAGAGTTAACAGTTATGGGACCAGTTGCATTTTATATACTTGATTCTATGAGTCAAACAGTATTTGTACTTATCTCTATTGCATACCCACTTTTTATTGGTCTATTTTTTGCCTTTTTTGGGTTTAAAATATTTGAGAAAAAAGATTTAGTTTAA
- a CDS encoding PAS domain-containing protein yields MEEYKMNKPIPLDIEIPLDAKRYIISETDEKGKITYCNDYFIEVSGYSQKELIGKPHNIVRHPDMPSIVFKLLWQTISSGKNINAVVKNLAKDGRYYWIFTEFEIRKDTDTGKIIGYHASRKNISKHVIEIISDLYARLLEIEKHDSIDASEKYLLDFLQEKGDDIDFSNIMEEIHRFY; encoded by the coding sequence ATGGAAGAATATAAAATGAATAAACCTATTCCACTTGATATAGAGATTCCTCTGGATGCTAAAAGATATATTATTAGTGAAACAGATGAAAAAGGTAAAATAACCTATTGTAATGACTATTTTATAGAAGTATCAGGCTACTCTCAAAAAGAGCTTATAGGAAAACCTCATAATATCGTAAGACATCCAGATATGCCAAGTATTGTCTTTAAACTTCTTTGGCAAACAATTTCATCAGGAAAGAATATAAATGCTGTTGTAAAAAACTTAGCTAAAGATGGAAGGTACTACTGGATTTTTACAGAATTCGAAATAAGAAAAGACACTGATACAGGCAAAATTATTGGTTATCATGCTTCACGAAAAAATATTTCTAAACATGTTATAGAAATTATTTCTGATTTATATGCAAGACTTTTGGAAATAGAAAAACATGACAGTATAGATGCTAGTGAAAAGTACTTATTAGATTTTTTACAAGAAAAAGGTGATGATATTGATTTTTCAAATATCATGGAAGAGATTCATCGCTTTTACTAA
- a CDS encoding NosD domain-containing protein, with amino-acid sequence MFRGFNSIISNNYISSKDKEISQRGNALKFYYSNNNLIQNNIVDKSRDVTFNYSNNNTIKNNTFINNRFALHLGNSHNNTIEKNSYKYNSVSIMLIGAKNTTVINNSIKSSKGAAGIGVMLNGVSGLNLKKNIIKFNAKGIYIDSKATEIGMKRDIQHNDISFNKEAIRFHLVIRNNTISNNKFVGNIDDIVKSTEGYRSDSNIVEYNYWDRYSGFDKNEDNIGDNPYSIYQYASQLWQYNNKIKFFYASPIMSLLDFLSKLAPFIEPILLLEDTKPLIKEYNQQLS; translated from the coding sequence TTGTTCAGAGGGTTCAATTCTATAATTTCAAATAATTATATATCCTCAAAAGACAAAGAAATCAGCCAAAGAGGAAATGCTTTAAAATTCTACTACTCAAACAATAACCTTATACAAAATAATATAGTGGATAAATCAAGAGATGTGACTTTTAACTACTCAAATAATAATACAATCAAAAATAATACTTTTATAAATAATAGATTTGCTCTTCATCTTGGTAACTCTCATAACAATACAATTGAAAAAAATAGTTACAAATATAACTCTGTTTCAATAATGCTTATAGGAGCAAAAAACACAACAGTTATAAATAACTCTATAAAAAGTTCCAAAGGAGCTGCTGGTATCGGAGTAATGCTCAATGGTGTATCTGGATTAAACCTCAAAAAAAACATTATAAAGTTTAATGCTAAGGGCATCTATATAGATTCTAAAGCAACTGAAATAGGAATGAAAAGAGATATACAACATAATGATATATCTTTTAATAAAGAAGCTATCCGTTTTCACCTTGTAATAAGAAACAATACTATTTCAAATAATAAATTTGTTGGAAATATTGATGACATTGTCAAAAGTACTGAGGGTTATAGGTCTGATTCAAATATAGTTGAGTATAACTATTGGGATAGATATAGTGGATTTGATAAAAATGAAGATAATATCGGGGATAACCCCTACTCTATCTATCAATATGCATCTCAACTATGGCAGTACAATAATAAAATAAAGTTTTTCTATGCTTCACCAATTATGTCATTACTTGATTTTTTAAGTAAACTAGCTCCTTTCATAGAGCCAATTTTACTCTTAGAGGATACAAAACCATTAATTAAAGAGTATAATCAACAACTATCATAA
- a CDS encoding nitrous oxide reductase accessory protein NosL — protein sequence MIKVILAVVLASSVLLSYEMNFTRESDCLVRHIKVYKEPKWVSKIELVNGKVLFFSSPKSMIEFYHQPGKWFDVGVKSESDFKDILVTDFSTLKPINAKGAFFVYGANVISPAGDDLPAFATYASAEKYFKEHNGKRIMHFKDISDALIRLLNGRI from the coding sequence ATGATAAAAGTAATATTAGCCGTAGTTTTAGCATCTAGTGTTTTACTCTCTTATGAGATGAATTTTACAAGAGAAAGTGATTGTTTGGTAAGACATATAAAAGTTTATAAAGAACCTAAATGGGTGTCTAAAATAGAACTTGTCAATGGCAAAGTTTTGTTTTTTTCTAGCCCAAAATCTATGATAGAGTTTTATCATCAACCTGGGAAGTGGTTTGATGTTGGAGTAAAAAGTGAATCAGATTTTAAAGATATTTTAGTTACAGACTTTAGTACACTAAAACCAATCAATGCAAAAGGTGCTTTCTTTGTTTATGGCGCAAATGTAATATCTCCTGCTGGAGATGATTTACCTGCCTTTGCAACTTACGCATCTGCTGAGAAATACTTCAAAGAGCATAATGGAAAAAGAATTATGCACTTTAAGGATATTTCGGACGCTCTTATAAGACTTTTAAATGGAAGAATATAA
- a CDS encoding IS5 family transposase codes for MQLSFFDHAMKYQGGKKSMKFLNEMKEIIPFEAIEKILIEKNVYKPNKGKTGRPSIPSKILVGSLFLQNWYGLSDPMTEELIHDRISFRKFLDIRDEDTIPDETTICKFRNKLIKEEILGDIFEEVKKMMESKRLILNEGTLIDATLIHSSEPKRKKDDKGKVISNKAHDSDATYTSKRGRKHHGLKMHIATDTNGIIKKVIATTASTHDSTQFDKLTEDENKAIFADSGYMQKARKVALRAKGIFAGIVERRVRGQSKLRPKQSRNNTRFSKIRCLVELPFAFIKQHMNFRKTRYRGIEKNQQHFFMLAACYNLRRTPALVRARN; via the coding sequence ATGCAACTAAGTTTTTTTGACCATGCCATGAAATACCAAGGTGGTAAGAAGAGTATGAAGTTTTTAAATGAGATGAAAGAGATTATTCCATTTGAAGCTATTGAGAAGATACTTATAGAGAAAAATGTATACAAACCCAACAAAGGTAAGACAGGAAGACCATCTATTCCATCAAAGATATTAGTAGGCTCACTTTTTTTACAAAACTGGTATGGATTGTCAGACCCAATGACCGAAGAGCTTATACATGACCGTATAAGCTTCAGAAAGTTTCTTGATATAAGAGATGAAGATACTATTCCAGATGAAACAACTATTTGTAAATTTAGAAACAAGCTTATCAAAGAAGAGATACTTGGTGATATATTTGAAGAAGTAAAAAAGATGATGGAATCTAAAAGACTTATACTCAATGAGGGAACTCTTATAGACGCTACTCTCATCCACTCAAGCGAACCAAAGAGAAAAAAAGATGACAAGGGTAAAGTTATTTCAAATAAAGCCCATGATTCTGATGCAACCTATACTTCAAAAAGAGGTCGTAAACATCATGGATTAAAGATGCATATAGCAACTGATACAAACGGTATCATCAAAAAAGTAATAGCTACAACTGCATCAACACACGATAGTACACAGTTTGATAAGCTGACAGAAGATGAAAATAAAGCAATATTCGCAGATAGCGGCTATATGCAAAAGGCAAGAAAAGTGGCACTAAGAGCAAAAGGTATTTTTGCTGGTATAGTTGAAAGACGAGTAAGAGGTCAATCGAAACTAAGACCTAAACAATCAAGAAATAATACAAGATTCTCAAAGATAAGATGTCTCGTGGAATTACCATTCGCATTTATAAAACAACATATGAACTTCAGAAAAACCAGATATCGGGGAATAGAGAAAAATCAACAACACTTTTTTATGTTGGCTGCTTGTTATAATCTGAGACGGACACCTGCACTGGTAAGGGCTAGGAACTGA